The Formosa sp. Hel1_33_131 genome window below encodes:
- a CDS encoding adenylosuccinate synthase yields MAVDLLLGLQWGDEGKGKIVDVLTSNYNIIARFQGGPNAGHTLVFNGMKHVLHTIPSGIFHEDAVNLVGNGVVIDPVIFKNELDKLATQNVDYRKSLVISRKAHLILPTHRLLDAASEASKGKAKIGSTLKGIGPTYMDKTGRNGIRVGDLELDNWKDKYRALANKHESMVNFYNVDLEYNLEELETEFFEAVDVLKSLKFIDSEEYLHQALRDQKSILAEGAQGSLLDIDFGTYPFVTSSNTTAAGACTGLGIAPTSIGEVFGIFKAYTTRVGSGPFPTELFDEDGETMGRVGQEFGATTGRSRRCGWLDLVALRYACQVNGVTQLMMMKADVLSGFKSLKVCTAYKYKGEIIQHFPYNVEVENITPIYTDFEGWAEDLTEMDNESTLPKSLNAYIDFLEKELEIPIKVVSVGPDRKQTIFR; encoded by the coding sequence ATGGCAGTAGATTTACTACTTGGATTACAATGGGGTGACGAAGGCAAAGGAAAAATTGTAGACGTACTAACCTCCAATTACAACATTATAGCACGATTTCAAGGGGGACCAAATGCAGGTCATACCCTAGTTTTTAACGGCATGAAGCATGTGCTTCATACGATTCCTTCAGGGATTTTTCATGAGGACGCCGTAAATTTAGTTGGAAATGGAGTCGTGATCGATCCTGTAATATTTAAAAATGAATTGGACAAATTAGCGACCCAAAATGTAGATTACAGAAAATCGTTAGTGATTTCTCGTAAAGCGCATTTAATACTCCCCACGCACCGCTTGTTAGATGCCGCTTCAGAAGCATCCAAAGGAAAAGCCAAAATTGGATCGACTCTTAAAGGGATTGGCCCAACGTACATGGACAAAACGGGTCGGAATGGCATCCGTGTTGGCGATTTAGAATTAGACAACTGGAAAGACAAATACCGTGCTCTAGCAAATAAACACGAGTCCATGGTTAATTTTTATAACGTGGATTTAGAGTATAATCTAGAGGAATTAGAAACTGAATTCTTTGAAGCCGTTGACGTCTTAAAATCTTTAAAATTTATAGATTCTGAAGAATATTTACACCAAGCATTGCGAGATCAAAAATCAATTTTAGCAGAAGGCGCACAAGGGTCTTTATTAGACATTGATTTTGGAACCTATCCGTTTGTAACCTCTTCCAATACAACTGCTGCGGGTGCATGTACAGGACTGGGAATTGCACCGACTTCCATCGGTGAAGTTTTTGGAATTTTCAAAGCCTACACCACTCGAGTGGGTTCTGGTCCCTTCCCTACTGAACTGTTTGATGAAGATGGTGAAACAATGGGACGTGTAGGACAAGAATTTGGTGCCACTACAGGACGCTCACGTCGTTGTGGATGGTTAGATCTTGTAGCACTACGTTATGCATGCCAAGTGAATGGTGTGACACAACTTATGATGATGAAAGCCGATGTACTCTCTGGATTTAAATCTTTGAAAGTCTGTACTGCCTACAAATATAAGGGGGAGATCATTCAGCATTTCCCATATAATGTGGAAGTGGAAAACATCACACCAATTTACACGGATTTTGAGGGCTGGGCAGAAGATTTAACCGAGATGGATAATGAATCAACTCTCCCAAAATCATTAAATGCTTACATTGATTTCTTGGAGAAAGAATTAGAAATTCCAATCAAAGTTGTTTCTGTAGGACCCGATCGAAAACAAACAATTTTTAGATAA